Below is a genomic region from Billgrantia tianxiuensis.
ATGGCAGGAACGCCACCCAAGCTTGGTTTTCCACGAACTTGGCTTTCCACGAAACTGTCATGGAGATAGACGGATGAAGCGGAACATTTTTGTCGTGGCGCTCGAGGATCAGCAGCGTCAGGAACTGGAAACCCTACGCCACTCCGATAAGTTCAACGTGCACAGCCTGCTGTCCGTCAAGACAGCCGTCGAGTCACCCAACTTTTCCTTCGATGCCCTGCTCAACGAGGCCCGCCGCAAACTCGAAGCCTTCGACGGTTCCATCGATGCCATCGTGGCGCAGTGGGACTTTCCGACCAGTGTGATGGTTCCCATTCTGTGCCGGGAATACGACATCCCCTCGCCTTCGGTGGAGAGCGTGCTCAAGTGCGAGCACAAGTACTGGAGCCGGCTCGAGCAGCAGAAAGTCATTCCCGAGGTAGTGCCGGAATTCTGTGGCGTCGACCCCTTCGCGGAGGATCCGCTCTCGCAGGTGACGCTGAAGTACCCGTTCTGGATTAAGCCGGTCAAGGCGTTTTCTTCGCACCTGGGCTTCAAGATCGAGAACGATGAGCAGTTTCACGCTGCGATCGAGGAGATCCGCCAGGGTATTCGCCAGCTTGGCGATCCGTTCAATGAGGCGCTGAACCATGTGGAGCTGCCGTCGGAAATCCAGCGCATGGACGGCAATTCCTGTATTGCCGAGCAGATCGTCTCCGGTGTGCAGGGGGCGCCCGAAGGCACGGTTTACCGTGGCGAGTTCAATGTTCACGGCATCATCGCCCAGCCCAATTC
It encodes:
- a CDS encoding ATP-grasp domain-containing protein, yielding MKRNIFVVALEDQQRQELETLRHSDKFNVHSLLSVKTAVESPNFSFDALLNEARRKLEAFDGSIDAIVAQWDFPTSVMVPILCREYDIPSPSVESVLKCEHKYWSRLEQQKVIPEVVPEFCGVDPFAEDPLSQVTLKYPFWIKPVKAFSSHLGFKIENDEQFHAAIEEIRQGIRQLGDPFNEALNHVELPSEIQRMDGNSCIAEQIVSGVQGAPEGTVYRGEFNVHGIIAQPNSVNKEIPFDRLEYPSNLPERIHREMIDMSHRFLEHIGYDNGCFNAEFMWDEESDKLWLIEFNTRISQSHSEIFIMVDGMSNHEVAVDIAFGERPSLANRQGEAAVAAKCYIPYEHRDGIVRRVPSEEEIAALAERFPGTKVRLDVQPGDRLGDLMHQDSFSYRLGTLYVAGEDHDQIEERYKACLEALQFEIEPTE